A window from Neodiprion fabricii isolate iyNeoFabr1 chromosome 2, iyNeoFabr1.1, whole genome shotgun sequence encodes these proteins:
- the LOC124175577 gene encoding uncharacterized protein LOC124175577, with product MKILQLNLNHCEAAQDLLIQTVRELELDLVLIADPYKHRSTQPWESDSTNKAVIWSCDKLPFQKAVNNREAGFVAAWVDGIRFYSCYAPPSLSLEQFIDFLDCLTEDARQHFPVAIAGDFNSWAVDWGSKLTNARGKALLEAMATLDVVLLNTGETPTYSKGEASSIVDLTFVSSSLTRGSYSWVVMNTYTASDHYAVLWEVSTSQSPRRATRQTNAVGWKVKAFDPATLIIALDSNPTTTGTAEEKAKELMKRVTQACDACMPRKRGMNHRSPAHWWNNNISTLRKECFKRRRISQRGYRRPNSAELVAEYKKARRELNRAIKDSKRRCWKELVEEVEKDL from the coding sequence ATGAAGATACTGCAGCTCAACCTCAATCATTGCGAGGCTGCGCAGGACTTGCTCATACAAACCGTGCGCGAACTAGAGCTTGACTTAGTACTGATAGCAGATCCATATAAACATCGGAGTACCCAACCCTGGGAATCGGACAGTACCAACAAAGCTGTCATTTGGTCCTGTGACAAATTACCTTTCCAGAAGGCAGTCAACAACAGAGAAGCCGGATTTGTAGCAGCATGGGTAGATGGAATTCGTTTCTACAGCTGCTATGCCCCGCCGAGTCTTTCTTTGGAACAATTCATCGATTTTCTTGATTGTCTAACCGAAGATGCAAGGCAACACTTTCCCGTAGCAATAGCAGGTGACTTCAATTCCTGGGCAGTAGACTGGGGCAGTAAGCTCACCAATGCACGAGGAAAGGCTCTACTTGAAGCGATGGCCACACTAGATGTTGTCCTCCTTAACACTGGCGAGACACCAACATATTCAAAAGGAGAGGCAAGCTCTATAGTGGATCTTACGTTCGTCAGCAGCAGTCTTACGAGAGGAAGCTATTCTTGGGTAGTTATGAACACCTACACTGCCAGCGACCACTACGCCGTCCTTTGGGAAGTATCAACTAGCCAGAGCCCTCGAAGAGCAACCAGACAAACTAACGCAGTCGGATGGAAAGTCAAAGCTTTTGACCCAGCTACTTTAATAATAGCTTTAGATAGCAACCCGACTACCACAGGGACTGCTGAAGAGAAAGCAAAAGAACTAATGAAGAGAGTGACCCAAGCCTGCGACGCTTGTATGCCCCGGAAACGTGGCATGAATCATCGATCTCCGGCACACTGGTGGAACAATAACATCAGCACTCTTCGTAAAGAGTGttttaaaagaagaagaatatcTCAGCGTGGCTACCGTCGACCTAACTCTGCAGAACTGGTGGCGGAGTACAAAAAGGCCCGTCGAGAATTGAATAGAGCCATCAAGGATAGCAAAAGACGCTGTTGGAAGGAACTCGTCGAAGAGGTAGAGAAAGATCTGTGA